One genomic window of Lynx canadensis isolate LIC74 chromosome F2, mLynCan4.pri.v2, whole genome shotgun sequence includes the following:
- the LOC115506239 gene encoding lymphocyte antigen 6K-like isoform X1, producing MKRAVDTLCGPGTTETMILFALLLVTDLPRVETNVTVSGKQAATLKCHVCEIENSFGCTNPSNCPRDFHFCTSVAVRIYPRFFYVSKQCSRYCPVSAPFAPGLKSFVLVEPMPFLYAHCCSEFLCNTQEPNIREPEFREGGRASRLRSSGAWLAAFLTLSSV from the exons ATGAAGCGAGCGGTGGACACACTGTGTG GGCCAGGCACCACGGAAACGATGATTCTCTTTGCTTTGCTCCTGGTCACGGACCTGCCGCGGGTGGAGACAAACGTCACCGTGTCCGGAAAACAAG CTGCAACCCTGAAGTGTCACGTCTGCGAGATAGAGAATAGTTTCGGTTGCACAAATCCATCCAACTGTCCTAGGGATTTTCACTTTTGTACTTCCGTTGCCGTGA GAATCTATCCGCGTTTCTTCTATGTTTCGAAGCAGTGCTCCAGGTATTGTCCAGTAAGTGCTCCGTTTGCTCCGGGACTCAAGTCCTTTGTCCTCGTCGAGCCTATGCCCTTCCTGTACGCGCACTGCTGTTCGGAGTTCTTGTGCAATACGCAGGAGCCGAACATCCGCGAGCCGGAATTCAGAGAAGGCGGACGAGCAAGCCGCTTGAGGAGCAGCGGGGCCTGGCTGGCCGCCTTCCTGACTCTGTCCTCTGTGTGA
- the LOC115506239 gene encoding lymphocyte antigen 6K-like isoform X2: protein MILFALLLVTDLPRVETNVTVSGKQAATLKCHVCEIENSFGCTNPSNCPRDFHFCTSVAVRIYPRFFYVSKQCSRYCPVSAPFAPGLKSFVLVEPMPFLYAHCCSEFLCNTQEPNIREPEFREGGRASRLRSSGAWLAAFLTLSSV from the exons ATGATTCTCTTTGCTTTGCTCCTGGTCACGGACCTGCCGCGGGTGGAGACAAACGTCACCGTGTCCGGAAAACAAG CTGCAACCCTGAAGTGTCACGTCTGCGAGATAGAGAATAGTTTCGGTTGCACAAATCCATCCAACTGTCCTAGGGATTTTCACTTTTGTACTTCCGTTGCCGTGA GAATCTATCCGCGTTTCTTCTATGTTTCGAAGCAGTGCTCCAGGTATTGTCCAGTAAGTGCTCCGTTTGCTCCGGGACTCAAGTCCTTTGTCCTCGTCGAGCCTATGCCCTTCCTGTACGCGCACTGCTGTTCGGAGTTCTTGTGCAATACGCAGGAGCCGAACATCCGCGAGCCGGAATTCAGAGAAGGCGGACGAGCAAGCCGCTTGAGGAGCAGCGGGGCCTGGCTGGCCGCCTTCCTGACTCTGTCCTCTGTGTGA